aTCATTCTTGCAATGTGTTTTTGCTGGACACTGGAGCGATTTTTCAAAATTGCACCAACGTTACGAATCGTTTTCTGCTGTCATCTGTATTGGAATCGATTTAAAGACATGTTTGAGAACAAGAAAAAAGAGGTGGCAATTTTGTGCGCGGAGTTGGTCATCCTTCTCGTCGAATGCAAGTAAAGTAGTCAACGTTTTGGATGTGAAGCTGCACAGGCACCTCGGACGCCTCTCGGAAAGTAAAGTCGACCTCCTCTTTGGGCTCCTTTTCTCCCTTTTCCTTCGGCATTCTCGTCTTTTTTCctcgtctttctctctctcttttttcgcGTTTGTGTTATGCGCTCCACGAGCCGCACGTCTGTCGTGACAACAATGGAAATGAGTGCAAAAGGGAATATTCAAACCACACAACAGCTGCAAAGTTAatattgagggggggggggggggggggggagagatagATAAATTCCCAATATTGTGACTGATTATGTTCGTGGGACAGCGTTCGATTCCCGTTCTTTGACCGATGTTTCGCGTGTTTATTCCCGACTCGGAAACAACTCGATGCGATCGCTTTGGACGGAACGATAAGATGCCACTGCGGGCGGCGGCCATGTTCCTCTTGTTAAATCTACGACGCAAAAGTGCCGTCGGCTCGAATCCCGCGCAATCGGGTTGTCTGCTTTTCGCACACCAACGTTTCAATCGTCTTCTCGTGTCTTGCAGACGTCAGCGAAGGTGACGAGCGGCTACGTCGCATTAAAGAGGAACAGCAAGAACTGGACATCAGtcacgacgacgaggaggacgaagaggaagaggaagaggaagaggctgCGTTGCCGCTCATTCACGTGATTGTCAAAGGCGAAGATGAcgaagaggatgaagatgaaggCCGCTGCTCCCGACTTGGCCAAAGCGAAACGCAAGCCGGCGGCGGCCACCGCGAGTCGCTGTCGCACTctggtgaggaggaggaggaggaggaagacgccaacttgaaatgttttgaatgcGACGGAAGCTTTGCGGATTCGCCTACCTTGCGAagacacacgggagaaaaaagCTTCAGTTGTCCCTTTTGCGACAAAGCCTTCCCCAGGAAGAGCAATCTCAAGCTCCACGTGAGAACGCACACGGGAGAGAAACCCTACCCCTGCCCGCTTTGCGGCAAAAGATTCTCCGAAAAGGGAAATCTGATGAAACACGCCAGCACGCACACGGGGGAGAAACCCTTCACGTGCTCGGTTTGCGGGGAAAGATTCTCCCGCAAAGGCAACTTGGCCACGCACGCGCGGACTCACACCGGCGAGAAAAGCTTCGCCTGCGCCGCCTGCAGGACCAGCTTCAGTCTGCGCTCGGCGCTCATGAGGCACATGAGGACGCACACCGGCGAAAAACCCTTTTCCTGCGCCGTTTGCGCGCAGACCTTCTCCCAGAAAGGACATCTGATGAGACACATGAGGACGCACAGCGGAGAGAAACCCTTTCCCTGCTCCATTTGCGGCAAAAGATTCTCGCAAAAGGGCAGTTTGGCGACGCACAAGACGACGCACGCCGCCgagaaacccttttcctgcTCCGTTTGCGCTCAGAGCTTCTCCCAAAAGGGAAACTTGATGAAGCACACCAGGAAGCACACAGGAGAGAAACCCTTCACTTGCGGCAAAACTTCACGCACAAGTATCAGCTCGACAAACACAAATGCGCTGCTGAGCGGGGCAGCAAGAAgtgaagctgctgctgctgccgccacAATCTCGACATCCCAAGGAAatgaaaagtgattttttttagatcgTATTGTTGTCCCTTCCGTGGCCACCCGAACGCCGGTTACAATGGACAACGTGGAACTTTTTCCATTGAAactttcaaagaaaacatcaataaatacaattgaaaaaacaaaaaaaaaaatcccccgtcccgttcattgttgttgtttcttttttagggTGGGACTAAAAAGATGGGGGTCCACTGAGCAGGTGTACCTCTAAATGGAAAGTTGCATTTTGTCGAGAAAGGCCAAAGTGTTGATCAAATTCATCTGCAACAATTTCGATGATGCATTTGACTTTTTAGAGCCATGGTCGAACTTGAAAGCGTCCAAATCGTCTGATTGCAGCCTCTTGACGTGAGCAATTCTCCCACTTCTGGAGTCCTTCATGAAAGCAGACTGAGTTTGTTTTGCGTTAAAGCTTCCTTTGTACCATCGGGATTCTTGGGACCGATTaacgagtaaaaaaaaaccaaaacaataaataacgATAAGCCATCGCAAGATGCGGCCGTGAGTCTATTTCAATGACTTGTTTTCGTTTATTGTATGGACCTCAGTACTGGATACTAAGAAAAACGTATGAACTAGTTTGGGTTTTTCAAATACTGtccatgtttggtaacacaaaaatgtgttatcatttatgatatatgtcaatttgaaattttcactgGCGGGCCCCGGGCCTGGGGTTGGACACCTGCGGGTGAGAGCTTCTGCCTCAAACTTTTGCTTCATAACGTCAGCACAACTGGCTCAACGTTCTGGAGTTGCGGGTTcaaccccgtgcctgcgtggcttttctcaggTTTACCtctcctagaaaaaaaaaaaaaaaaaaaaaatgaagtcctTGGCGATTCTAAATGAGTTTGGTTCGGGGGAGGACAAGCACAGGCCGGGCCGATTTTGAACCCGCAAAAGTTGCAATGCGAGGCAGATGGGCTAACCGCTCTCTCACTGTCCCGCCACCGACTTCATTGTCGCTAATGTTTTGGCCCCAGCGACTTGCCATACTTCGATGCAAAATGGCGACCGTTGCGCATGCGTAGTGTTGATTTCTGCCCCCTCGCAGGAAACGTCGCCACAGTCGCAGTGTGACACAAGAGTGAGCGTCGAAATGTTGTTTCCCCCCCGCGGACCCCCGaccttttgctgttttttttttctcgtttatcACGTGCTCGTTGTTGTCATCTAGCAGCTACGAAACGTTAAACGTTGTTTCAATCCCGTCTCGGTGCACTTTGAAGCATCTCCAGCGAGCTAGCTAAGCTTGCTAGCTGCCAACAAAGAGCCGAAGCGGAGCGAGCGCAAAGCGCAAGTGTTGCCGTTGGACGGACAAAATGGACCCAAGTGAGCCCCTCGGCGAATCCGCGTTCGCGACAGCGGCGCGCGAAGAAGGACTTTGCGGCACGAAGGAGGAGAAAGAGCGGCCGCTAGCCGGCGCTGTTTTCCAGCCTCAAGTGGATTCccacgcagcagcagcagcagcagcagcaggtcacattttcatcctttttcgCATTTCGTCACCGAATGGCGACGTTCCACCTTTTCACTCCCACACGGCTAACACTTTAGCTTCATTGACCGTGAACCGATGTTCAGCGCCGCTCAGAGGAAAAAGTCCACACAGCCCTGTTTAAGATTTTGACAGTCCAGTAGGAGTACGCAGAACCCGAATCATTTCCGAACGTGCAATGTTTCCCGATGAAAATGGAATTCatctattcttcttcttttcctttggggttgtcccgctaggggtcgccacagcgtgtcgtcttttgCCATCTTCGGGTTAGagctcctgcatcttcctctcttaacaccccaactggcctcgtgtcttccctcaccacagccatcaaccttctctttggtctcgctcctttctaccaacatactcactgtctcgtccccaaaacatccaactttggctgcccctccctctgatgagctcctttctaaccctatccaacctgctcactcccagCGACAACCTCAACaatctccagctctgcttcccgttgtctcttcagcgccaccatctctaatccaatctttacatcatggccggcctcaccgcagTTTTATGGACTGTGCCCGTCTTCATCCTggcgtcacatagaacaccagacaccttgcgccaagtgttccaccccgctgggacccgttccttcacttccttaccacactctccgtcGCTCCGGATTGTCggccccaagtatttgaggtcgtccaccctcgccgtCTCttcccccctccacttttctcattcacgcatgttttactttggctaatcttcattcctctcctttccagtgcgtgcctccatctttctaattgttcctccgcgtGCTCCCTGCTTCCTCTGCgtaatcacaatatcatctgcgaacatcacggtccaaggggattccagtcgaacctcatctgtcaacatgTCCATTTGCACAGCAAACAGGACGGGGcttagcgcggatccctgatgcactccgaCCTTGCCCTGAAACCCATCTGTCAATTAGAGCGCGTTCTGCTGCCCTCctacgtgtcctgtactatttgaAGGTATGTGACCatatcagcagcagcagcagccagccagccagccagccagccagcggGCAGAGTAGGAATTCATCCAAGGACAAACGCAACAAACATCTTGTGCCGAGAATGAATACGTGAAAAAGGGGGAGGACATTGTACATATTGCGTGTTTCCACGCCCGCCGAAGGAAGTGGTGGAAAATGTTGCGGCGCTCGGGTTCCGTGACATGTCGGTCATCTTCATCTCGCTGCCACTCGAGCGCATCTCAGCAGTTGTCCTCTCGTGTCCCGCAGGTGTCCGGCGGCCGGCGCTGAGCCTGGACCGGCTCCGCCCTGGGCGCCGGGAGCGAGAAGAGGAGGGCCCGGCGTCCCGCCGCGtcaaacaggaagaggaagaggaagaagtgggcatcggccaggaggcaggcaAGCGCCGAGGTCCGGACGCAGAGGAGGTCGACGTCTGTGACCTCCCCGTCATTCGCGTGATCGTGAAAAGTGAGGACGAATGCAGCGAAAGTGAGGAGAAGGTTGAGACGGGCCACGCGCCAGTCGAGTCCTCGGAGGGGGCGTCGCCGGATGGCGTCGCCGACGGCTTGAAGTGTTCCCGGCGCGACGAGGCCTTCGTCGACAAGTCCCACCTGAAGACCCACGTGAGAAGTCACGCGGGGGAAAAACTATTCAGCTGCTCGCTTTGCGCCAAAAGCTTCACGCAAAAGGGCACGTTGACCGTCCACATGAGGAGACACACCGGAGAGAAGCCGTTTCCGTGTCCGGCCTGCGACATGACTTTTCGAGATCGCTCCACCATGATCAAGCACACGCAGACGCACACGGGCGAGAAATCCTTCGCTTGCTCGGTCTGCGGTCAAAGCTTCGCCAGAAAGAGCAACTTGAAGGAGCACGCCAAAACGCACAGCGGCGAGAAACCCTTCGCGTGTTCCGTCTGCGGCAAGGGCTTCgctaaaaacattaatttgaaaGCTCACGTGCGGATTCACaccggagaaaaacctttcTCGTGCTCGGTGTGCGAGATGACGTTTCGCTTTCGGTCGTCGTTGATTCCGCACATGAGGACTCACACCGGCGACAACTTTACGTGCTCCTTCTGCAGTAAAATCTTCTCCAGAATGATGAACCTGATCGAACACACCAGAATACACACGGGAGAGAAACCCTTTTCGTGTTCCGTGTGCGGCGCCACGTTTCGACTCCAGTCCACCATCGCCAACCACATGAAAACGCACAGCGGAGAGAAACCCTTTACCTGCTCTGTGTGCCGCTCGAGTTTTACGCTTCAAGCCACGATGCTGAGACACATGCGAACGCACACGGGCGAGAAACCGTTTGTCTGTCACGTCTGCGGGGAAAAATTCTCTTACAAGTATCAGCTCAACAAGCACAAATGCGCCGGGGAGAGCAGCAGTcttttgatttgactttttaGTCAAAGGCAAACCTCATATTTATCGCGCGGATGTCTCCAAAGTGTCGTGTCAAATCAAATACTGGCGTTTGAACTTGTTGTTTTCAGCTTCATTGGCAGAAATAAATCTGTCCGGATCGTCTTggctgatgacttttttttgtttgttttttttttcttctgcactGAGGAATTGCAGTGATCCATTTGGAACAAAAATGGCTTCTTCAAATGTGGCTGGCTTGGCTACTTCCAGTCGTTattctcttaaaaaaacaacaacaacaacaacaaaacccttCAGACGTCAATCCTGAGGTGACAGCAAGAGAGTTGCCCTCTGCACCGCTTTGCGCCCGCCTTCGAGAGTTCCAGAGTGTTCGTAGATGAGAT
The DNA window shown above is from Syngnathoides biaculeatus isolate LvHL_M chromosome 3, ASM1980259v1, whole genome shotgun sequence and carries:
- the LOC133497604 gene encoding oocyte zinc finger protein XlCOF6.1-like isoform X2, encoding MSVIFISLPLERISAVVLSCPAGVRRPALSLDRLRPGRREREEEGPASRRVKQEEEEEEVGIGQEAGKRRGPDAEEVDVCDLPVIRVIVKSEDECSESEEKVETGHAPVESSEGASPDGVADGLKCSRRDEAFVDKSHLKTHVRSHAGEKLFSCSLCAKSFTQKGTLTVHMRRHTGEKPFPCPACDMTFRDRSTMIKHTQTHTGEKSFACSVCGQSFARKSNLKEHAKTHSGEKPFACSVCGKGFAKNINLKAHVRIHTGEKPFSCSVCEMTFRFRSSLIPHMRTHTGDNFTCSFCSKIFSRMMNLIEHTRIHTGEKPFSCSVCGATFRLQSTIANHMKTHSGEKPFTCSVCRSSFTLQATMLRHMRTHTGEKPFVCHVCGEKFSYKYQLNKHKCAGESSSLLI
- the LOC133497604 gene encoding oocyte zinc finger protein XlCOF6.1-like isoform X1 — protein: MDPSEPLGESAFATAAREEGLCGTKEEKERPLAGAVFQPQVDSHAAAAAAAAGVRRPALSLDRLRPGRREREEEGPASRRVKQEEEEEEVGIGQEAGKRRGPDAEEVDVCDLPVIRVIVKSEDECSESEEKVETGHAPVESSEGASPDGVADGLKCSRRDEAFVDKSHLKTHVRSHAGEKLFSCSLCAKSFTQKGTLTVHMRRHTGEKPFPCPACDMTFRDRSTMIKHTQTHTGEKSFACSVCGQSFARKSNLKEHAKTHSGEKPFACSVCGKGFAKNINLKAHVRIHTGEKPFSCSVCEMTFRFRSSLIPHMRTHTGDNFTCSFCSKIFSRMMNLIEHTRIHTGEKPFSCSVCGATFRLQSTIANHMKTHSGEKPFTCSVCRSSFTLQATMLRHMRTHTGEKPFVCHVCGEKFSYKYQLNKHKCAGESSSLLI
- the LOC133497479 gene encoding zinc finger protein 84-like: MEASGCQQRAHNVSEVKPERPETPRVKEEAAASPVGRVKREGEEPEPEPARVKEEEEEEEERSVGAKVGVKSEGDQDGGGGEARLSHPEDASASRSDPEDARTRSSKAFACRQCDKTFGSKSNLKRHMGCHAGEKLFSCSVCGKHFSQKGILMRHGRTHTGEKPFSCPFCAKRFSVKGNLLTHTRIHTGEKPFSCSACAASFTVRSALVQHARTHTGERPFPCSFCGKTFSQKVSLVTHVRRHTGEKAFRCRACGRSFSHKYQLNKHPCGHVSEGDERLRRIKEEQQELDISHDDEEDEEEEEEEEAALPLIHVIVKGEDDEEDEDEGRCSRLGQSETQAGGGHRESLSHSGEEEEEEEDANLKCFECDGSFADSPTLRRHTGEKSFSCPFCDKAFPRKSNLKLHVRTHTGEKPYPCPLCGKRFSEKGNLMKHASTHTGEKPFTCSVCGERFSRKGNLATHARTHTGEKSFACAACRTSFSLRSALMRHMRTHTGEKPFSCAVCAQTFSQKGHLMRHMRTHSGEKPFPCSICGKRFSQKGSLATHKTTHAAEKPFSCSVCAQSFSQKGNLMKHTRKHTGEKPFTCGKTSRTSISSTNTNALLSGAARSEAAAAAATISTSQGNEK